From the genome of Symphalangus syndactylus isolate Jambi chromosome 13, NHGRI_mSymSyn1-v2.1_pri, whole genome shotgun sequence:
tttttgacatttgtatgtttataacagcactattcaaaatactAAAGACATGAAACCAACCTAGGTGTCTATCAATGGtgtactggataaagaaaatgtggtacatatacaccatggaatactacacagccataaaaagaatgaaatcacagactgcagcaacatggatgcagctagaaaccattattctaagcaaattaatgcagaaacagaaaaccaagtattgcatgttttcacttctaACTTGGAGTTAAACGCTGGGTACACCCtgacataaagatgagaacaaaagacactggggattccaaaggaggaggaggaagggaggggggaagggttgaAAACCTATCTATAGGATACTAGGTTCACTTTTTGAGTGACAGGATCAATAAAAGCCCAAACCTCAGGACAATTGATTTGCACTATGTgcaaatatatccatgtaactaacctgcacatgaaactccaaatctaaaataaaaaataaaataaaataaagcaatgacTGGATTAAAATTTCTACCAAGAGATCATTTCAGTTGTCTACACTACTACAGAGGAAAAATAGTGTGTGCTTTTGCTACAACTGATAAGCTCAAAATaattaagagaaagaagaaatagaaagtgaaTTGGGGAAGTAACTAATTGTACCTGGAGCTACATGCAATCAGCTACATTAAATGGCCTTTATTGAGTATTTTATATGTGTCTGTGGATGGTATAAGTGTGTTATTTCATTGaaaatagtataaatatttacaaagaacATCTCACTTAAATTTCACAGTTGCTTAAAAAATGGTACTTGCAAGACTGACCTATATAAAGAAATGAGACTCTCTTCAAAAGAGATGGtaaattgtaaatataaaatatatcacaaCGTTAAAATCCTCATAGTGCAGATCAATAAAGATAACAACCTTTGGAGAGGAAAGTATTGAGCTTTACAAATTTACTGTAAATTTACACATTAATTCAATAAGGAATACATTTAAACTTGCACTGCCACAGAAttattttgtgggaaaaaaaaaagatgtactttTTGAATATGTGTACATCAAAACCAAAAAGTtaacttttgctttttcttttattggcAGCTTTGGATGCATTTTTCGGTTTTGGTTCCCAGAGGGCATTTTTTACCAATCTTGAAGCTGCACCTCTGTCCAGCTTGCCAGcgtttttcttctctatttccttGAATCTGTTCATATATACTCTGATTCTTTCCAATTCCTGCTTTACTGGGTGTTCCTTAGGATTCACTCCTTGAGTTACCAAATAAACCCAAAACATTGAATTTAATGTATATGCAGAAACCAAATCCACTTTTGCTTGTTCAAATGGGTCCAACTTCTGCAACAACTCATTTCTAGAAACAGACATCATGTTCTTCAGCATCTCATCCACAGAATCAATGGAATTCGCAAACACTGACAAATACTCCTGAATTTCTACTGGATAGTCCtcattaatttcttcatctgcCATTATGGCTGACTCACGGCATTTGACTCCAGTCTCCTAGAGAGCCGTCGGGCAACGATGACGTCAATGATGTGCCGGATCTAGAACTGagtcttttaaatgtatttctctaCATTCccagaaatacatttattataattgcATCTTATGGACCTTTTTTCAACAGAAGTAGAATTcagtgctggaggctgggaagtccacatTTCATGGGCCACAGCTGGTTGGCTTCTGGTAAGGGCCCCATCCATTTGAACTTTTGGCCAAATCTACACTGGGAAGGGTGGCCTGGATTCCAGAGTCTAGTGGCTTCACTCCACCCCACAAGTTTTTACATCCAGTGTTCCTACTGCCATTTAGTTCAAACATGGtcgtttaaaattttcattttgacatCCCCATTTAAACTGACAGTTATTTAGATTTTTGTAACTAACCTGTTACTCTCAAGAGATTTttctattgaaatttttattgataATTGTAAACTCACATGTGGCTGTAAGCAATAACACAGAGAGATCCCTTGTATACTTTGTCCAGTGTCCCCCAATGGtgacgtctttttttttttttttttgagacggagttttgctcttgttgtccaggctggagtgcaacggcgtgatctcggcccaccaaaacctccacctcctgggttcaagtgattctcctgcttcggcctcctgagtagctaggattacaggcatgcgccaccacgcccggctaattttgtattttttagtagagatggggtttctgcatgttggtcaggctggtctcgagctcctgatctcaggtgatctgcccacctcagcctcccaaagtgctgggattacaggcggtgaCATCTTACAAAACTACAATATTACTatcaggatattgacattgatacactCTATAGACTTCAGTCAGATTTGCCTGTTTtacttgtatttatttgtgtgtgcagtgtgtgtatgtattaagTTCCATATAATTTTATCACTTATGTAGGTTTGTGTGTATAATAAAACACCTATCCTGGATTTTAAAAACTCTACATTATTCACTCTATATCTGTCATTTTTCACTTGCTATatcatcaatttatttatttatatttttttttattttttatcctagGGACAGGGTCccacactctgtcgcccagactggagtgtagtggcacaatcatagctcactgcagcctcacactcttgggctcaagcaatccacaccTAGAAacctctctacctcctgggtaCAATCTTGGCTATTGTTTCCTTTTTCAGTTGAATCCCATTTTCACTACACCTTTTCAGGATTCTGCATGATTTCTTAGCCCCTAAACGCATTTCTTTGCCTGCGTGGATATGggtttttaataatatttgttcTATCAGATTTAGGGATTTGGAGCATGTCCTCAATCTGCAGCCATGATCTCACTCCTGCTTACACTTGccagggattttcttttttaaacttgggGTCAAAGAGAGAATGTGGTCAATCCTTCACTGGTGGCAAAGGCAGGGAGGCTGTCGGCAGCTGTGTCTTCCATGCAGTCCAAGAGaatcctgggctccagcagttgCTGTCCTTCCACGGATGGTGAACATGAGCATTCCAATTAGGTCTCCTTTTTGCCTGAGTTCAAACTGGATTTCTGTTGCACTCAGAAAGGTCCTGACTAAGAGTAGGATGATACTTCTTGCTTTGACCTTCTGCGTGTTATTCACTTGCTGAGCAAACCCTTTCCTCCTGAAGGGCAGAAAGATACATTTATgctcaggtatggtggctcatgcctgtaatcccaacactttgggaggccaaggcgacaggatcacctgaggtcaggagtttaagattagcctggacaacacggtgaaaacccatctctactaaaaatacaaaaattagcctggcatggtggggtacacttgtagttccagtcattcaggaggctgaggcaggagaatcacttgaatccaggagcagaggttgaagtgggctgagatcacaccacagcactccagcctgggcgagagagcaaaactcagtctcaaaaaaaaagaaaagaaaaggtacatTTCACTTTACCCCTATGTCAAAAAATGGTTGAAAACTCCAAATAAGTTAAGGTGTTTTCTCTTTGTATGATGGTTCTGAAGTCTCAAAGTCTGTCCTTTGAGTCCAGAAGACGTGGTGTGAATCTGGTCAGGGGAAAGACGCTGCAGCTGGTTGGGGTAAAGGCCAGATGCAGCTCGACATAAAGTCCAGTGTTCCCAATGTGCCACCCTTTCATCATGTGCAGACCCTTTCTGCCAAATGACCATCCATGAAACATGAGCTCTTTCTGTGAATCTGAGGAGTTGCTCTGGGCCCAGCACATGGGGCCTGGAACTACCTCCCATCTAGGGAGCAGTAAATGCCACCAGCTCAGCCTGCCCAGCATGCACACGGCACCATGCTGGCTGGGTGCTAAACAGATACAATACTTGGAACTAAAATAAAACCCAACTCAGTGACATCTTGATGCAGCTTTGTAGGAACAGCAGGCTCCTGTGTACACACCGTTCTGCTCTGCACGCCTATTTGTAAATTAATCACACATCAGTAGACTTGGCTCAGATTCACATGTTTCTGGACCACTGTGAGGGTAGCTCAGGCTATGGGATCTTCCATTCAGATTCAAAACCAGATCCTTTCAACAGATTCTGGGTGAGAATTCTTCTTCTTGCCAGGCTCTCTTAAGCCACCCACATCTTGCTCCCTTCCCCAGCAGAAGCACACAGGGCAGAGGGAACGGTGACTCCCCACAAGCCCCCTCCATAAAAGCATCCCCAATATACTAATATGATAGtttgaagacacacacacacacacacttgcaagATATTAGTGAAAGCACgatgaaaagaaatacagtggCACCTTTTTATGATGTGTTCACACCCCACCAGCCAAtgtcctgcctccgcctctcccTGGGGTTCTTTCCTGTGGTGTTAATCTCACCTCTGCTCCACCTGGATCCTAGAACGCTGCCCAGTCCCAAGCCCAGCTGGGCTTCCTTAAGTTCACTCTTAGGGGCCCTGCAGCTTGAGTTCCAGGCTCTGGCCCTGAGGTCAAGGCAGTGGTGATGAGTCACAGCTGCAGGTCAGTGGAAAGTGACTGCAGCGTCAGGCCAAGCTTGGCCACTTACATGTCTGGCAAGACAGTGGCCTCAATGTACTCGTCTGAGAAGAAGAGCTATCACCTGAGCGCTCTGGAGAACTTAGCCAGAGCTTTCAGGCAGTCTGGGAGCCTACATGGAGGCGTGTAGGCTTATGTCTCATGTCCACGTTGCCTGGGAGACAAAATCCTTTTCTATTTAGAGCTGCCCCAAAATGTTCTGCACCAGCTTCTCACTGCGGCAGCTTCACCTTAGCATACAGGTATGTGGACAGCCACTGTGCTGGCTCGCCCTGGACACTGCCTTCATGGGCCTGGGTCAGGTTCTTGGTCAGCAGCTCTTGCCAACTCCAGGAGGCCCAGAGCCAGGAGTGGCCTCCTGCTGCCGGACACGAAGAGGGAAAGAGCTGAGCTGCCCGGCCCTCTTCTTCTAACAAGCCCTCCTGGGTTGACAAAGAAAGGCTCTCCCTGCACTGGGTGACAATGGACACTGTCCCTGTCCTCTCCCAGGACACCCCGGGCCAGGGGCTGGGATAGCCTCAGGGCCTGGCTCTCTCCATACCCAGCCCAATCAGGGGTCCTGTGCCCAAGATCCTATCAAGATGGGTGCTACGAATCACAGAGAATGGGGACACCCTGCAGATCCCTGCAGGACTTTGCAGACCCAGGAGGTGGCAGTTCACTAAGGAAAGAATGTTTCTGAGAGTGCAAATAGTACCATTGGTCTCCTCACCCTACAAGTATTTACAAAGTGCCCTAGACAAGACCGCATCTGAAATCAGAGCTGGGCGGGAGGCAGGACCTGTGGTTTCTAAGGGCTCTCTCCACTTCCCCAGGCAATGGGCCTATGGACTCTGAAGCTGGGGCGCCCGGCCAGAACCTGAAGCCCCAGGGTGCACAGAGGCTGTAGGCTCTGGTGGTGACGGTTCATCTGAGTTACAAGCGGCTGAGCCTCCTGGGCTCCCCACCCCGACGCCCACCCCTAGTTGAGGAACAAGCCCTAGGAGGCtatgggagagaaggaggggaaaGCAGAGCCATCTGGCTTGTCCTGAATTATTAACCACAGAGGAGGAGGTACAGCCAAGGCCCTGGGGGAATCAGGTGCAGCTGCTCTCAGAGTTGGAGAGGGGAACTGGAACTCTTTTGCAGACCAAAGGGATCCAGAGGTTGAAATGTGACCCTCTGTGCCAGCTGGGCCCCAAGTCCCGGGGACCCCTCCTGTACACCTGACAGGTGCTACCTCCTCTCTGGGCCACTAGGCAGCAAAAAATAAACTATGCCTTCATCCCCTGACCTTTTACTCTTCAAAGTACTTACGAACCCACGTTCTTCGCTTCTTCTTTTTGGGCATTTTGTCGGAAGGATAAACCAAGGCCAGGTGAGATCAGACAATTCAGCCAAGGTTGTAGGGTGCCAGGGAGGAAGTCAGGGTGTATACCAGGTCTCTGTCTCCAATGCCACCACGGGGTCCCCTCCCCGAGAATTCCAAGTCACCCATGGCTGAGCCATGGGAAGAACACCTGCTATGTCTCTTTCTAATTTGCCTTCTGCCTCCATCCCTTTTGATTCTGGCCCTCACCAGCACTCCCTGGGTGTCAGAGACAGCCTTCTAATTGGTCTCTATGTTTCCAGTTTGGTTCCTCTGAAATCCTCCTTCTAGAAACCATTAGAGGACATCTTCCCAATGCAGATGCAACCATGTTTGCCAGCTCTCCAGAATGTCACTGGAAGCCATTGTGCTCCACCCACAACCTCTCCAGGGCCTCTCTCACTCCACCATTCTTGCTGTTCCCAACTACCTGCTGTTCCCTGCTGTCATTCTTGCTGTTCCCTGTTTGCGGTCCTCAGCTCCAAAGCCCTCAAGAGCAGCACCTGCCTCTTACACCTCGGCCCCAAGCGCTGCAGAAGCTGGTAACTGTTGCCTGAGGCATTTGCTCAAGTGCTCAAGCTCACACCTGCTGGTTCTTTTGTGGAAAAAGCCCTTTCCCATGGGGTCCACCTGGAAAATTCCCGAAGTGTCTATTAAGAATCAGCTTACATAGCACTCACTCTGAGAAACCCTCCGAGACTACTCTGGGCAAAGCTGAGTGCCCAGGTGCACTGAGAGCATCTCAGCCCCAGCTCCCGCCACACCCCATTCCCACTGTCTGTCCCCAAACCATGAAGCTCAGGACAGCACCCGCATCTGCTTCATTTCTGCATCTTCAGGGCCAAGCCCACAGCGAGGTGCTCTACAGCTCTCCATAAGTACTTAGGGGAGGCACAGCTGTGGGGGCAGAGGTCAGCATCTGGGCAGGGAGAGAACCAGGCAGGGAGAAGGCCAACCAAGGACATCACAGGCTGAAGAGCCCGTGTGTTTCCAAACAGTCAGAGAGGAGGAGCTCACAAGCATGGGACCTTTTCTGGGGGCTCTTCCAAGGGCCATATGGAGAGCAGTGAGTCAACCAGCCACCTCCTGTGCAGCTCAACCCCTGCCCCTTTCCGTAGCAGCACTGAGCCACTTAGCCTGAATTTGGTAAAAGGTCTCGGATGCGGGGCAGAGGGCCCAGAGAAGGTCAGGGAGGAACCTGCCTGGGAAGCCAGATGCCCAATAGGCTCTGTGACTTCACTTCCAGGGCTGGGTCTGTACTCTCTGCAGTCATGAGTACTGTCCCAGCTTTACCACATTCTGGCCCTTTAGCACCTGGCCACACACACCCACTAATGCCCCCAGAAGGGTGGAGGCCCACTTCTCCCCCAGAACAAGCTTGACTGATTCGTTTTCATACCATCTGAGCTTCTCTCTTGGACAGTGGGAGGCTGGGAGCTCCACTCAGGCTGCACACAGGACTGGCTTGAGGGCCATAGAGCAGGAAATAAATGGTGAGCTTGTAACACAGCAGGGACAAGGCAGAGCCTAAGAAACGGCCCAGAGTCTGATGTATGCCTGATTCTGTGGCtatgaaacatccagaatagacaaatccatagagcTAGGATGCAGACAGATGGTGGCCAGGagctgtggggagggaggaatgggaagtgactgcttAACAGGGACAGGGGTTCCTTTCAGGGTGATGGAAATGTGTTAGAACTAGATAAAGGTGGTGGCTCTGCACAATCTTGTAAGCATACTATatgccactgaattgtgcacttttAACATGTTTAAGCTTACTGAATTTCACCTAAAAAGAGACGAGGAAAGAAAGGTCAGGCAGAACTCCAAGTATcaggttccttttttttctccaagtCCTGGCAGTGCTCCCTTTTCTGCAAGCTAGCATCCTGGCTCTTTTTATCAACCCCCAGGCCCCAAGGGCTCAGAGCACAAATCAAGGGTGAGTTTTCCGTGTtgacctttatttttttatttttaaccaaagaTGCTCCAGCATACTGCAGGAGAAGGAACTTGACTGCGTCACCTCCTGGTTAAAACCCTTCAAGAATTCACCTTCGTTCACCAAAGCACCCCGAGCTCCTTGCCTTGGCACTGGAAGTCTTTGCACAGGCTGGTGAACTGACACCCTCACCCGTGGGGACCCAGCCCGTCTGGGTGCCATCACCTGGGTCTCCACCTCCACCGGGAAATCCTGACCTACTGAGTTGACCTAGCTCCTGACCTAACTCAAGAGCCACCTTGGCAGTAAAGCCACCCTGACCCTGTGACAGTCCCTCTGCCAAGCCCCCAGCGTCTGACACTTCCACCCAAGGCTCACTCAGCAGCTCATCCTGCATGAATGCAGAGTGGCCCGGAGGGAAGTGACTGCACACAGGATATATAGACCCCACCACCACAAACAAACAAGCGATTCTGTCAACAAAAGAGCCAGAAGAAAACTGCACCCCTATTGGAAAGGGACGAGGAGCGCAGAGGCTGCAAGGAGGGTACCAGGTCAGAGCTGGGAAGGTCCAAGGCAGGGTGGAAGGTGGAGCTCAGAGAGGGTTCCAGGGTCCCTGGGTATAGGCATGGTCCTCCTTATAGGTCACCACCTAAGGGGGCAGCAGTCCTTAAGGGTGCCAGGTTGACATAGGTGGGGTCACAAACCTCAGAAACTGAAGAACTTGCAATCCAACCCTATCATTGGGTAGATGGAAAAATTAAGGCCCAGAAAAGGGCAGAGAGTTGATCTACTCATCCTTCCACCTATGCATCCCTACTCGCATCTCCCCATGCATCCCTTCACCCAtgcatccacctatccatctacCCATGTAGCTACTGAGCCATTCACTCATGCATGCATCCACTGATCCATCCACCCATGCATTCATccacccatgcatccatccacccatacatccatccatcatctacatAGGGCAGGGCTGCGACTGGAGCCCAGAGCCTCTGCCTCTAAACCAAAGTTCTTCACAACAGGTCACAGTTGACTTCTTTACACTCATGGCAGCTCTGAGAAACTTTCTGACCCCTTAAGGGGTATACAGGAAGAAAGGCCCTGCTAGTGGAATGGGGGAAGGATATCAGGGCTCATGACAAGGCATGGTCTATGCAGGGTGCCTGCCCTAAGGCCAATCCTCATCAACAGCTCTGTGAGGGCAGCCAACCCTAAGCCCactctgcagatgaggaaacaggaaaCAAGCTCTGGAGAGGTCTGCTGACGTGCCTACCATCCAAGGATGGTTAACCACTACAGCCATAACCCTGTCCCAGATCTCTCCACTGTCCAAGAGCAGGCCCTCTCACTGCACTACAGCACGTCAGGCAGGGCTTGGGCAGGGTGGATAGGAGGCGTCCCAGTGGGCAAGAAGCTTCTCAGACCAAAGGCTTCTGAGCCAGGGTCAATGTGGTGGATGGTGGGAGTCACTGGTCATCACAAGATGATGCGTCTCACAGGAAATGGGAAAGAACTTGTACACTGGGGAGTCAGAAAAAGGAGGAAGCCTGGGGCTTTCAGGCCCTGACAAAGCTCCTGCATCCAAGGGAGCTTCTGAAGGTTGTGGGGGGAAGGTGGCTGCTAGCAGGGTCTCTAAGAACAGCTGCCGACAGAGTTTGGACAAAGTTATGCCATCTCCCTGTGTGCCAGTGGCTTCAGAGAGTTCTGGAGGAAAGACCCAAGAGCCGGAGCAGCTATGAGTGCTCGCTGCTGGGAAGAGATGGAGTTGGGTGTGGAGGAAGGCACAGGTGTTCTAACAAAGGGACTCTCTGAGAAGCAGGAACTACGGTGTAGAGGTAGGTGGTAGGTTCCTAGGGAGGCCCTGCAGCAACTGAGGtgcccctgctcctcctcctcctcctccctgccaaGTACAGCAGCCTGGCTTGCATCTGTCTGCTCCCCTCCGGTGCACCTGGGACCCTGACGCTTGCTGCCTCCCATTTCAACAAATCCAGGGAGACAGGTTCCTGAGTCCCCAGACTCCCTCCCAGACAGGCAGCCAGGTGGAAGGGAAAGTTTGGGGTCCAGCGCCTGCACTTCTCATCTCTCCATCCTTAGATCTGGTACTTGCAACTGAGCCttggtttactcatctgtaaagggAGGTGGTAATACATCCAGTGAGGGGGTTAGGCAGTATGGAGAACCCTATGCCTGGCAACCAAGATGTGTTCTATCACCCACAGGAATACTAAAAATATCTAGCCGCTGGGCACTGCTGCTGGCTGTGGGGCTGGGGGAATCCTGGAGGCACCTGTGGACAGCATTGCCCACTTAGCTCCAGGAATCCCAGGGAAGGGACACTAAGGGGGACGGGGCAGGGGCAGAGGCTATTTACAACCAGCAAAAAAAAGGTACAGCACTCTTGCTCTTGGGGCTAGATGTATCTAGGATTCCAGAATATCCTGAACTTTAGACAGGTAAAGCTGCCTATCTCAGCAGCATCCAATAAACAAATACGCTGAACTCTCTGCAGTGAAAGACATGAATATAGAATACATAAAGGCTATAAATAGCCTCACTTGGACTATAAATAGCCTCACCTCAGTTCAGGCAAAATTTTGCTGCCAAATGAGTTACAAAAAAGTGTCTGGTTTTCAGTGTGCTGGATTTTGGAATTGAGGATAAGGAATTGTGGATCTGCACATCAATGTTTTCACCACATATCGGTGTGAACCAACTGCACATCACCCCTGCTTCATCCCACTACCAATGCAGGACAGATGAGGGGTTACATGTGCTCTGCCTCTAAAACTCACCAGGCCCTGTGACCTTGGGGAACACAGTCCAAAGAGATGAGTCACATACGAAAgcaaatgtgcacacacacacaaacagcaatgcctataaatatatttataacacaGGCCTGCGGGCACATAGATCCACAAGGACGCAGAGCCCAGCTCTGCTGATGGAACCTGTGTTGCCCCAGGGCCCGCTGACCCCTGCTCAGGGCAAGGCCTGTGATTCCAAGCCTGTGCCTGGGCAAGCAAGGGTAGGCAGGAATGAGGAACATGGCAGGGCTTGGTGGTTGAGAGCTTCCTCATCTCTGCAGTGTGGAGGAGGGGCAGGTATGCCAAGCAGACCTGGCTCTGGTACCAGCACTGCCACTGCCCAGCTGGTGGCCTTAGATAGGTGGCCTTGGGCAGGTGGCCTGCGCCCCTGGCTGGGCTGCATTTCTTCACCTGCAAAGTCTGAGTGATACAGGCCTCTTGGGCTTGGTGAGGGGCACACAGGAGCCCCCAGGGCTTGGCACACAGCTGGTGCTTAGGAAGTGCTTGCTGACTCTGTTCTGTGACATTGCTTAAATGCATAATATTTAAAAGAGggggctaggccgggcgcggtggctcacgcctgtaatcccagcactttgggaggccgaggcgggcggatcacgaggtcaggagatcgagaccatcctggctaacacggtgaaaccccgtctctactaaaaccacaaaaaattagctgggcgaggtggcgggcgcctgtagtcccagctacgtgggaggatgaggcaggagaatggcgtgaaccccggggggcggagcctgcagtgagccgagatcgcgccactgcactccagcctgggtgaaagagcgagactccttctcaaaaaaaaaaaaaaagagg
Proteins encoded in this window:
- the LOC129460343 gene encoding nuclear nucleic acid-binding protein C1D-like, producing MADEEINEDYPVEIQEYLSVFANSIDSVDEMLKNMMSVSRNELLQKLDPFEQAKVDLVSAYTLNSMFWVYLVTQGVNPKEHPVKQELERIRVYMNRFKEIEKKNAGKLDRGAASRLVKNALWEPKPKNASKAANKRKSKS